One genomic window of Vibrio ziniensis includes the following:
- a CDS encoding PilN domain-containing protein, with protein MLYSINLLPWRDTQKQSHRKRFIHFTIMAVGLGAALQWAAGWYLDYQVNIERGRLDYLNQHIAKLDRKLDLLNLVDKEYQYLNTRFELVESLQKKRNKTTQIMVLIPQLIPEGVYVDQINMNDNSIELQGISDSTAQLATMLDRLERCSSISNVEMRSIVSGNFRFGRPFQSFQASFSIFLDGRDLTTSKAVING; from the coding sequence ATGTTATATAGCATTAACTTACTGCCATGGCGTGATACTCAAAAGCAATCTCATAGAAAGCGTTTTATTCATTTCACTATTATGGCGGTTGGCTTAGGTGCTGCTCTGCAATGGGCCGCAGGTTGGTATCTCGATTATCAGGTGAATATTGAGAGAGGTCGCCTTGATTACTTAAACCAACATATTGCCAAATTGGATAGGAAACTTGATTTACTTAACCTAGTTGATAAGGAGTACCAATATTTAAATACTCGTTTTGAACTGGTGGAATCACTGCAGAAAAAGCGCAACAAAACTACCCAAATTATGGTTCTTATCCCTCAACTTATTCCTGAAGGAGTATACGTAGATCAAATCAATATGAACGATAACAGTATTGAGCTTCAGGGTATCAGTGACAGTACAGCTCAATTAGCAACGATGTTAGATCGGCTTGAGCGTTGTTCTTCTATCTCTAATGTTGAAATGCGTTCTATCGTCTCAGGAAACTTTCGATTTGGTCGGCCATTCCAAAGCTTTCAAGCATCGTTCTCTATCTTCCTGGACGGTCGTGACCTAACTACTTCAAAGGCGGTGATAAATGGGTGA
- a CDS encoding type 4a pilus biogenesis protein PilO, with protein MGDFNNLEIDDIAEWPLLPQLVMLLIVALLIQGVGYWFYLTPKQNTLHLLIEEEQTLKSAIRTKAHKVANLPQVKAQLDDLSERYDDLLQQLPEQKELATLLAAVNELGNKHQLKIIRIEWGEKEQQAFLSRMPLNLELTGEYHNIGLFSQAIAQLPRIIHLEDVNWQRIRHDSENLSVQVRAFTYQYHPDVVNKGELQ; from the coding sequence ATGGGTGATTTTAATAACCTAGAGATCGACGATATTGCAGAGTGGCCACTGCTACCTCAGCTTGTCATGTTATTGATTGTTGCTTTGTTGATTCAAGGTGTGGGGTATTGGTTCTATCTCACGCCTAAGCAAAACACTTTGCATCTTCTTATTGAAGAGGAGCAAACACTCAAATCAGCGATCCGCACTAAAGCCCATAAGGTCGCTAATCTGCCGCAAGTCAAAGCTCAACTTGATGATTTGTCAGAGCGTTATGATGACCTTTTACAGCAACTGCCTGAACAGAAGGAACTCGCTACTCTGCTAGCGGCTGTGAATGAACTCGGAAATAAACATCAATTAAAGATCATTCGTATTGAATGGGGAGAAAAAGAGCAGCAAGCGTTCTTGTCTCGCATGCCATTAAACTTAGAGCTAACAGGTGAATACCACAATATTGGCTTATTTTCACAAGCTATCGCTCAGTTGCCTCGGATAATCCATTTAGAAGACGTTAACTGGCAAAGAATCCGTCATGACAGCGAAAACTTAAGCGTTCAGGTACGAGCGTTTACCTATCAATATCATCCTGATGTCGTTAACAAAGGTGAGCTGCAATGA
- a CDS encoding pilus assembly protein PilP, which yields MRNKFGCRLLLCIGMFGCQANEDSLTEYVGQVTFDSHKSIVPPNPRVPVEAFIYENTSSRQPFELPREAETQSQAVENKECNQPVTRIAKDPLEQFALSQLNFKGVISNGKSISALIQTTDGKLFYAEQGQYIGLNHGKITQISQSNLLISESIVDGSGCWQHRREKLALQQREHIDG from the coding sequence ATGAGAAACAAATTCGGTTGCCGGTTGCTGCTGTGTATTGGAATGTTTGGCTGTCAGGCAAATGAAGACTCTCTGACCGAATACGTTGGGCAAGTCACATTCGATAGTCACAAAAGTATCGTTCCTCCAAACCCCAGAGTGCCTGTTGAAGCATTCATCTACGAGAACACAAGCTCAAGACAACCTTTCGAATTACCTAGAGAAGCGGAAACTCAAAGCCAAGCTGTGGAAAATAAAGAATGTAATCAGCCTGTCACTCGTATTGCAAAAGATCCTTTAGAGCAATTTGCTTTAAGCCAGTTGAACTTTAAAGGCGTGATAAGTAATGGCAAAAGTATATCGGCATTGATTCAGACGACAGATGGAAAACTATTCTATGCCGAACAAGGCCAGTACATCGGCTTGAATCATGGAAAAATTACGCAAATAAGTCAGTCCAATTTACTGATATCAGAATCGATAGTTGATGGTTCTGGTTGTTGGCAACATCGCAGGGAGAAATTGGCTCTGCAGCAAAGAGAACATATTGATGGCTAA
- the aroK gene encoding shikimate kinase AroK, translated as MAEKRNIFLVGPMGAGKSTIGRHLAQQLHMEFVDSDTVIEERTGADIAWVFDVEGEEGFRKREETVINDLTEQQGIVLATGGGSVLSKENRNRLSARGIVVYLETTIEKQLARTNRDKKRPLLQTDCPREVLESLADGRNPLYEEIADITVRTDDQSAKVVANQIVKMLEEHN; from the coding sequence ATGGCTGAGAAACGCAATATTTTTCTTGTCGGTCCTATGGGCGCCGGCAAAAGTACAATTGGTCGACACCTAGCTCAACAACTGCATATGGAGTTCGTAGACTCTGATACAGTTATCGAAGAGCGCACTGGTGCTGATATCGCATGGGTATTCGATGTTGAAGGTGAAGAAGGTTTCCGCAAGCGCGAAGAAACTGTAATCAACGACCTCACTGAACAACAGGGTATCGTTCTAGCGACTGGTGGTGGCTCTGTATTGAGCAAAGAAAACCGTAACCGCCTATCTGCACGTGGTATTGTCGTATATTTAGAAACCACCATTGAAAAGCAACTTGCTCGCACCAACCGCGACAAAAAGCGTCCATTACTACAGACGGACTGCCCGCGAGAAGTTTTAGAGAGTCTAGCTGATGGTCGTAACCCTCTGTATGAAGAGATCGCGGACATTACCGTGCGTACAGATGATCAAAGTGCAAAAGTGGTAGCCAATCAGATCGTAAAAATGCTAGAAGAACATAACTAA
- the aroB gene encoding 3-dehydroquinate synthase, with translation MERITVSLGERSYPISIGAGLFNDPALLSLSAKQKVVVITNHTVAPLYADKITALLDQKGCISSVLELPDGEKYKTLETFNTVLSFLLEHNHSRDVVIIALGGGVIGDLVGFAASCYQRGVDFIQIPTTLLSQVDSSVGGKTAVNHPLGKNMIGAFYQPKAVIIDTDCLATLPEREFAAGMAEVIKYGIIYDEAFFVWLEQHMDELYELDEQALTYAIARCCQIKAEVVAQDEKESGIRALLNLGHTFGHAIEAELGYGNWLHGEAVSAGTMMAAKTAQLQGLITQQQVERILSIFKRAKLPVHTPESMSFDDFMKHMMRDKKVLAGELRLVLPTSIGTSDVVKGVPETIIEQAIDYCRTF, from the coding sequence ATGGAACGGATCACGGTCAGCTTAGGTGAACGTAGCTACCCTATCTCAATTGGTGCCGGATTGTTTAATGATCCGGCTCTTCTTTCTCTTTCCGCAAAACAAAAAGTTGTTGTCATCACGAATCATACAGTGGCTCCATTGTATGCGGATAAGATAACAGCACTACTCGACCAAAAAGGTTGCATCAGTTCAGTACTAGAGCTGCCTGATGGTGAGAAATATAAAACCTTAGAAACGTTCAATACGGTTTTGAGCTTCCTGCTTGAACATAACCATAGCCGAGATGTTGTCATTATCGCTTTGGGTGGTGGTGTTATCGGTGATTTAGTCGGTTTTGCTGCGTCGTGTTATCAACGTGGTGTCGATTTTATTCAAATACCGACCACACTGCTTTCTCAAGTGGATTCTTCTGTGGGTGGTAAAACCGCAGTTAACCATCCGCTGGGCAAGAACATGATTGGTGCATTTTACCAACCGAAAGCGGTCATCATTGACACAGACTGCCTTGCGACTCTTCCTGAGCGAGAATTCGCCGCAGGCATGGCTGAAGTTATCAAGTATGGTATTATCTACGACGAAGCTTTTTTCGTTTGGTTAGAACAACATATGGATGAACTGTATGAGTTGGATGAACAAGCTCTGACGTACGCAATTGCGCGTTGTTGCCAGATTAAAGCGGAAGTTGTTGCTCAAGATGAAAAGGAATCAGGCATTCGTGCCTTGTTGAATTTAGGTCATACCTTTGGTCATGCGATAGAAGCGGAACTTGGGTATGGTAACTGGTTGCATGGTGAAGCGGTTTCTGCAGGTACCATGATGGCAGCCAAAACGGCTCAACTACAAGGTTTAATTACCCAGCAACAAGTTGAGAGAATCCTATCTATATTTAAAAGAGCAAAATTGCCGGTACATACCCCAGAAAGTATGTCTTTCGATGATTTCATGAAACACATGATGCGCGATAAAAAGGTGTTAGCGGGTGAATTACGTTTGGTATTACCAACCAGCATTGGTACATCTGACGTAGTGAAAGGCGTACCGGAAACCATTATTGAGCAGGCAATAGATTATTGCCGTACCTTTTAG
- a CDS encoding AAA family ATPase has protein sequence MNWAHVLELDSQTELLERLHLLTRFSSNLINVCGSQGAGKSWLAQRYLEAWANDKNQSLLMCHPNQDDEQRRITILSQLSSESLFNPKDSLVESFSHLFEQTHCDIVVVIDDAHLLSETLVSELWMWILESQANPLWTVNVVLFTQSTGLDALLTRLSYGQEHKPVDLEVEILSHDEADRLFEQRVMRYVDDEHERRVRAAYRKVKRLPGEIMALGEQKMEKRIVIRSIIGSPVNAILLVLIVLLLIGAGYWWWLSQPSPNDRAQQLTLAKEQTAIPTLSEPSPLVDPNNSAGSSPSSPVNSGIVDDSAALPPDVIEVKEGVGMSDNEQQRVVITSDVVDALLEGKPEKTDTSKIDNLVEKSSVPQTSSVSQTTTAATPTQTVDIEQPKQAEPAPVVETPPEVKITFSYAREELKAMSPRSYTLQLAAVNTLPDAQRFIDQYQLQGKVNVYPTLRNGVEWYIITYSNYPTIQLARDAVETLSKPLQQLGPWAKSLSQVHREIDRAK, from the coding sequence ATGAATTGGGCACATGTGCTGGAGTTAGATTCTCAGACTGAGTTATTGGAGCGTTTGCATCTTCTGACTCGTTTTAGCTCAAATTTGATCAACGTGTGTGGTAGCCAAGGTGCAGGGAAATCTTGGCTAGCGCAGCGCTACCTAGAAGCATGGGCGAATGATAAAAATCAGTCATTACTCATGTGTCATCCTAATCAAGACGACGAACAACGCCGGATTACTATTCTCTCTCAGCTAAGCTCTGAATCTCTTTTTAATCCCAAAGACTCTCTTGTTGAAAGTTTTTCACATCTATTTGAACAAACCCACTGTGATATTGTTGTTGTCATCGATGATGCGCACTTGCTGTCTGAAACATTGGTCTCTGAATTGTGGATGTGGATCCTAGAATCTCAAGCTAATCCTCTCTGGACAGTGAATGTAGTATTGTTTACGCAATCTACTGGTTTAGATGCACTTTTAACTCGTTTAAGCTATGGTCAAGAACACAAACCTGTTGATTTAGAAGTTGAAATCCTTAGCCATGATGAGGCTGACCGTTTGTTTGAACAACGCGTAATGCGCTATGTCGATGATGAACATGAACGTCGTGTAAGGGCTGCTTATCGAAAAGTAAAACGCTTACCAGGAGAGATTATGGCGTTGGGAGAACAGAAAATGGAAAAACGTATTGTGATTCGCTCGATTATAGGTTCGCCAGTGAACGCAATTTTATTAGTACTTATCGTGCTACTCTTGATCGGCGCTGGGTACTGGTGGTGGCTTTCTCAACCATCTCCAAACGATAGAGCACAGCAATTGACTCTAGCTAAAGAGCAAACAGCCATTCCAACACTAAGCGAACCAAGTCCGCTTGTGGATCCAAACAATAGCGCGGGTTCTTCTCCATCTTCTCCAGTCAATAGCGGTATTGTTGATGATTCTGCAGCCCTTCCACCTGATGTTATTGAAGTAAAAGAAGGTGTGGGGATGTCTGATAATGAGCAGCAGCGTGTAGTGATCACCTCTGATGTGGTGGATGCTTTGTTAGAAGGTAAGCCAGAGAAGACTGATACCTCTAAGATTGACAATCTAGTGGAAAAATCTTCTGTACCTCAAACATCATCAGTGTCTCAAACCACCACAGCAGCAACACCTACGCAAACGGTGGATATTGAACAGCCTAAACAAGCTGAGCCAGCACCAGTGGTAGAAACTCCGCCTGAAGTGAAAATCACCTTCTCGTATGCGAGAGAAGAGCTTAAAGCTATGTCTCCTCGTAGTTATACCTTGCAATTGGCTGCGGTTAATACACTTCCTGATGCGCAGCGTTTTATTGACCAGTATCAGCTACAAGGGAAGGTAAATGTTTACCCAACATTAAGAAATGGTGTGGAGTGGTACATTATTACCTATAGCAACTATCCCACTATTCAGTTGGCGAGAGATGCAGTAGAAACCTTGTCAAAACCTTTGCAACAACTTGGACCTTGGGCAAAATCTTTAAGCCAAGTGCATAGAGAGATCGATCGTGCGAAATAA
- a CDS encoding Dam family site-specific DNA-(adenine-N6)-methyltransferase, whose translation MKKQRAFLKWAGGKYGLVEDIQRHLPSAEQLVEPFVGAGSIFLNTEYEHYLLADINPDLVNLYNLLKENPQQYISESKRWFVADNNRKEFYLDVRSQFNRSDDVLYRSLAFLYMNRFGFNGLCRYNKKGGFNVPFGSYKKPYFPESELEFFAEKAQKATFICTGYEETFRRAGASSVIYCDPPYAPLSNTANFTSYAGAGFTLDDQAALADIAEKTASERNIPVLISNHDTILTRRLYNGAQLNVVKVKRTISRNGSGRNKVDELLALFKARS comes from the coding sequence ATGAAGAAGCAGCGTGCCTTTCTGAAATGGGCTGGTGGTAAATATGGCCTAGTCGAAGACATCCAACGCCACTTACCATCTGCTGAACAGTTGGTTGAGCCATTTGTTGGTGCCGGTTCCATATTCTTGAACACAGAGTATGAGCACTACCTATTGGCCGATATTAACCCAGATCTGGTCAATCTTTACAATCTGCTCAAAGAGAATCCACAGCAGTACATTTCAGAATCCAAACGTTGGTTTGTGGCTGATAACAACCGCAAAGAGTTTTATCTGGATGTTCGTTCTCAGTTCAATCGATCTGATGATGTTTTGTATCGTTCATTGGCATTTCTATACATGAACCGTTTTGGCTTTAACGGCCTTTGTCGTTACAACAAAAAAGGCGGATTTAACGTTCCGTTTGGTTCATATAAGAAGCCTTACTTTCCTGAATCAGAGTTAGAATTCTTTGCTGAAAAGGCGCAGAAGGCGACGTTTATCTGTACGGGGTATGAAGAAACATTCCGTCGGGCAGGCGCAAGCAGTGTGATTTATTGCGATCCACCGTATGCGCCATTGTCAAATACGGCGAATTTCACTTCTTATGCCGGAGCCGGCTTTACGCTTGACGATCAAGCTGCTCTGGCGGACATTGCGGAGAAAACCGCAAGTGAGCGCAATATCCCAGTATTGATATCAAACCACGATACAATTTTAACTCGTCGCCTCTATAACGGTGCGCAATTAAATGTGGTCAAAGTGAAACGTACTATTAGCCGCAATGGTTCAGGCCGTAATAAAGTGGATGAATTGCTGGCACTGTTTAAAGCTCGCTCTTAA
- the rpe gene encoding ribulose-phosphate 3-epimerase encodes MKDFLIAPSILSADLARLGEDVEKALAAGADVVHFDVMDNHYVPNLTFGAPICKALRDYGITAPIDVHLMVKPVDRIIPDFAKAGASMITFHVEASEHVDRTLQLIKEHGCKAGVVLNPATSLSHLDYLMDKVDMILLMSVNPGFGGQSFIPHTLDKLRAVRKLIDESGRDIRLEVDGGVKVENIREIAEAGADMFVAGSAIFDQPDYKAVIDDMRAELARVEK; translated from the coding sequence ATGAAAGATTTTCTCATTGCTCCATCCATTCTTTCCGCAGATTTAGCTCGTCTGGGAGAAGACGTCGAAAAAGCGCTCGCAGCAGGTGCTGACGTGGTGCATTTTGATGTGATGGATAATCACTATGTACCTAACCTGACCTTTGGCGCCCCGATTTGTAAAGCGCTGCGTGACTATGGCATTACTGCACCAATTGATGTGCATTTGATGGTGAAGCCGGTCGATCGCATCATCCCTGATTTTGCAAAAGCGGGGGCATCTATGATTACTTTCCACGTGGAAGCGTCAGAACACGTTGATCGCACACTGCAACTGATTAAAGAACACGGCTGTAAAGCGGGCGTTGTTTTAAATCCAGCAACATCATTAAGCCACTTAGATTATCTGATGGATAAAGTAGATATGATTCTGCTTATGTCAGTAAACCCAGGTTTTGGTGGTCAGTCGTTCATCCCACATACACTGGATAAACTTCGCGCAGTGCGTAAGTTGATTGATGAAAGTGGTCGTGATATCCGCCTAGAAGTGGATGGTGGCGTTAAAGTAGAAAACATTCGTGAAATTGCTGAAGCTGGCGCGGATATGTTTGTTGCGGGTTCAGCGATTTTTGATCAACCAGACTACAAAGCAGTCATTGATGATATGCGCGCCGAACTGGCTCGTGTTGAAAAATAA
- a CDS encoding phosphoglycolate phosphatase — translation MKKIKLIAFDLDGTLLDSVPDLAVAADQAVQALGYPGVTEVEVRDYVGNGADILIGRSLSRNLVVDPALDKAVHAKARELFDDFYEKTGHKLSHLYSNVKETLSSLHQAGFTLALVTNKPSKFVPHVLEQHNIAQFFTDVIGGDTFPNKKPDPMALNWLLEKHQVDASQMLMVGDSKNDILAAKNAGCASFGLTYGYNHGEPIANANPDYVADDIAQLLDVVAVSA, via the coding sequence GTGAAGAAAATTAAGCTGATAGCTTTTGATTTAGATGGCACGTTATTGGATAGCGTTCCAGATTTGGCTGTAGCAGCAGACCAAGCAGTACAAGCGTTGGGTTACCCTGGTGTAACAGAAGTTGAAGTGAGAGATTACGTTGGTAATGGTGCCGATATTCTTATTGGACGATCCCTAAGCCGTAACCTTGTTGTTGACCCTGCCTTGGATAAAGCCGTACATGCCAAAGCTCGAGAGCTGTTTGACGATTTTTATGAAAAGACCGGTCACAAACTTAGCCACTTATACAGTAATGTAAAAGAGACTTTATCATCTCTACATCAAGCGGGTTTTACTTTGGCGTTGGTGACCAACAAACCGTCTAAATTTGTTCCGCACGTGTTGGAACAGCATAATATTGCTCAGTTCTTTACTGACGTGATTGGCGGTGACACCTTCCCGAATAAAAAGCCTGACCCAATGGCTTTAAATTGGCTGTTGGAAAAGCACCAAGTTGATGCGAGCCAAATGCTAATGGTTGGTGATTCGAAGAACGACATCTTAGCGGCAAAAAATGCAGGTTGTGCATCATTTGGTTTAACTTACGGTTACAACCACGGTGAACCAATTGCCAATGCAAACCCAGATTATGTCGCTGATGATATTGCACAATTGCTCGATGTTGTTGCGGTTTCAGCATAA
- the trpS gene encoding tryptophan--tRNA ligase codes for MSKPIVLSGVQPSGELSIGNYLGALRQWQQMQDDYDCQYCVVDLHAITVRQEPKALHEATLDALAICLAVGVDPKKSTLFVQSHVPEHAQLGWVLNCYTQMGELSRMTQFKDKSERYANDVNVGLFDYPVLMAADILLYGAHQVPVGSDQKQHLELARDIATRFNNIYSPEAPIFTIPEPYIPTVNARVMSLQDATKKMSKSDDNRKNVITLLEDPKSIIKKINKAQTDTETPPRIAHDVENKAGISNLMGLYSAATGKTFAEIEAQYAGVEMYGPFKKDVGEALVAMLEPVQAEYARIRNDREYLNSVMRDGAEKASARALQTLKKVYEAVGFVTRPY; via the coding sequence ATGAGCAAACCCATCGTATTGAGTGGTGTTCAGCCATCTGGCGAACTAAGTATCGGTAACTACTTGGGTGCTCTACGTCAATGGCAACAAATGCAAGACGACTACGATTGCCAATACTGCGTTGTTGATTTACATGCAATTACGGTTCGTCAAGAGCCTAAAGCCCTGCATGAAGCAACTCTAGACGCATTGGCGATTTGTTTGGCAGTTGGTGTTGATCCGAAGAAGAGCACGCTTTTTGTTCAGTCTCATGTACCAGAGCATGCTCAACTTGGTTGGGTGTTGAACTGTTACACACAAATGGGTGAGCTGAGCCGTATGACTCAGTTTAAAGATAAATCAGAACGTTACGCGAACGACGTAAACGTCGGTTTGTTTGATTACCCTGTACTCATGGCAGCAGATATTCTGCTTTATGGTGCACACCAAGTTCCAGTGGGCAGTGACCAGAAGCAACACTTAGAGTTGGCGCGTGATATCGCAACGCGTTTTAACAACATCTATTCGCCAGAAGCTCCAATCTTCACAATTCCAGAGCCGTACATTCCAACGGTAAACGCGCGTGTGATGAGCTTGCAAGATGCGACCAAGAAAATGTCTAAATCAGACGATAACCGTAAAAACGTTATTACTCTGCTAGAAGACCCTAAGTCGATTATCAAGAAGATCAATAAAGCGCAAACAGATACAGAGACACCACCACGTATTGCTCACGACGTTGAGAACAAAGCGGGTATTTCTAATCTAATGGGCTTGTACTCTGCTGCAACAGGTAAAACGTTTGCAGAGATCGAAGCGCAATATGCTGGCGTTGAAATGTATGGTCCGTTTAAGAAAGACGTCGGTGAAGCATTAGTGGCTATGCTTGAACCTGTACAGGCGGAATATGCACGTATTCGTAACGACCGCGAGTATTTAAACAGCGTAATGCGTGATGGTGCTGAGAAAGCATCGGCTCGTGCACTGCAAACGCTGAAGAAAGTATACGAAGCAGTAGGTTTTGTGACTCGTCCATACTAG
- the tnpA gene encoding IS200/IS605 family transposase — protein sequence MGDEKSLAHTRWNCKYHIVFAPKYRRQVFYGEKRRAIGEILRKLCEWKNVNILEAECCSDHIHMLLEIPPKMSVSAFMGYLKGKSSLMLYERFGDLKFKYRNREFWCRGYYVDTVGKNTSKIQNYIKHQLEQDKMGEQLSLPYSGSPFAGRRK from the coding sequence ATGGGGGACGAAAAGAGCTTAGCGCACACGCGCTGGAACTGTAAATACCACATAGTCTTTGCACCGAAATATAGAAGACAAGTGTTCTACGGAGAAAAACGTAGAGCAATAGGTGAAATATTGAGGAAACTATGTGAATGGAAAAATGTGAACATTCTTGAAGCGGAATGTTGCTCGGATCATATCCACATGCTTTTAGAAATACCGCCCAAAATGAGTGTTTCAGCGTTTATGGGGTATTTGAAAGGTAAAAGTAGCCTAATGCTTTATGAACGATTCGGGGATTTGAAGTTTAAATATCGGAATCGTGAGTTTTGGTGCCGAGGTTATTATGTAGATACGGTAGGTAAGAATACGAGCAAGATACAGAATTACATAAAGCACCAACTAGAGCAGGATAAAATGGGAGAGCAATTGTCGCTCCCGTATTCAGGTAGCCCGTTTGCGGGCCGCAGGAAATAG
- a CDS encoding NAD(P)/FAD-dependent oxidoreductase yields the protein MKRTIVIGAGLGGMSIVYELRQKLPKDHEVMIINESPEFHFIPSNPWVALGERTKEQVVLDLSPYVEKFHIPFNTSGVAEIFAKEKRITTGDGNEYNYDYLAICTGPKLAFEAITGSGPDNGYTNSICTVDHAVKSYEALQELVKKPGPVLVGAMQGASCFGPAYEYVLSLETHLRKLKVRDKIPITFVTSEPYIGHMGLGGVGDSKALMEHEFRERGIKWICNSRVKEFESGMAHIEELNRKGEVDFDHHLPFSMAMFLPPFKGSPAIAAVPELCNPKGFVITDQFQRSPIYPEIFAAGVCVAIPPLEETPVPVGAPKTGFMIESMTTAIVENILSLEKGEEMHTKPTLNALCLADMGDKGAAFIALPQNPPRNTNWTSMGQWVHIAKIAYEKYFLYKVKKGTSEPIYEKYILKAAGITRTKEQ from the coding sequence ATGAAAAGGACAATCGTTATTGGAGCCGGTTTAGGCGGTATGTCTATCGTTTATGAATTAAGACAAAAACTGCCTAAAGACCATGAAGTGATGATTATTAATGAAAGCCCAGAATTTCACTTCATTCCATCCAACCCTTGGGTAGCATTAGGAGAAAGAACCAAAGAACAGGTCGTACTCGACTTGAGCCCTTACGTCGAAAAATTTCACATTCCCTTTAATACCTCTGGCGTTGCTGAAATATTTGCCAAAGAAAAACGGATAACGACCGGGGACGGTAACGAATACAACTATGACTATTTAGCCATTTGTACCGGTCCAAAACTCGCTTTTGAAGCGATAACGGGTTCCGGCCCAGACAACGGTTATACCAACTCAATCTGTACTGTCGATCACGCCGTGAAGTCTTACGAGGCGCTACAAGAGTTAGTGAAAAAACCTGGCCCTGTTCTTGTAGGAGCAATGCAAGGAGCAAGCTGTTTCGGCCCTGCTTATGAATACGTTCTCTCGCTAGAGACACATCTTCGTAAGCTCAAAGTTAGAGACAAAATACCAATTACTTTTGTCACCAGTGAACCTTATATTGGTCATATGGGGTTAGGTGGTGTCGGGGACTCAAAAGCATTAATGGAACACGAGTTTCGTGAACGCGGAATAAAATGGATATGTAACTCTCGGGTCAAAGAGTTTGAATCAGGTATGGCGCATATCGAGGAACTAAATCGTAAAGGTGAAGTGGATTTTGACCATCATCTTCCCTTCTCGATGGCGATGTTCTTACCTCCATTTAAAGGATCTCCAGCTATAGCTGCTGTTCCTGAGCTTTGTAATCCCAAAGGCTTCGTGATTACTGACCAGTTCCAACGCAGCCCTATTTATCCGGAAATATTTGCGGCAGGCGTATGCGTTGCGATCCCACCATTAGAAGAAACGCCAGTCCCTGTCGGCGCGCCGAAGACAGGCTTCATGATTGAATCGATGACCACTGCCATCGTAGAGAACATTCTTAGCCTAGAAAAAGGCGAAGAAATGCATACTAAACCGACACTGAATGCACTTTGCTTGGCCGACATGGGCGATAAAGGGGCTGCATTTATTGCTCTACCACAGAACCCACCACGCAATACCAACTGGACGTCCATGGGACAATGGGTACATATCGCGAAGATAGCCTATGAGAAATACTTCCTCTATAAAGTGAAAAAAGGCACCAGCGAACCCATCTACGAGAAATACATTCTCAAGGCGGCTGGAATTACCCGAACTAAAGAGCAATAG
- a CDS encoding aminodeoxychorismate/anthranilate synthase component II, with the protein MLLIIDNYDSFTYNLYQYFCELGAQVKVVRNDEISLEQIEALAPSHLVISPGPCTPNEAGISLAAIQHFAGKLPILGVCLGHQAIAQVFGGEVVRARQVMHGKTSPIKHNGKSVFAGLNNPLTVTRYHSLVVRTDSLPDCFELTAWTELPDGCLDEIMGYQHKSLPIDAVQFHPESIKTEQGHELLANFLRR; encoded by the coding sequence ATGCTACTCATCATAGATAACTACGACTCTTTTACTTATAACTTGTACCAGTACTTTTGCGAGCTGGGTGCACAAGTCAAAGTGGTGCGTAATGATGAGATTTCATTAGAGCAAATTGAAGCATTGGCGCCTTCCCATCTTGTTATCTCTCCCGGACCTTGTACGCCCAATGAAGCAGGTATATCTCTAGCTGCAATTCAACATTTTGCTGGAAAATTGCCTATTCTCGGTGTTTGTCTCGGACACCAAGCCATAGCCCAAGTTTTTGGTGGGGAAGTCGTTCGAGCACGCCAAGTCATGCATGGAAAAACATCGCCAATTAAACACAATGGCAAGAGTGTTTTCGCAGGTTTGAATAATCCCCTCACTGTGACTCGTTACCATTCTTTGGTAGTGAGGACTGACTCTTTACCAGACTGTTTTGAGTTGACCGCATGGACTGAGTTACCTGATGGCTGCTTGGATGAAATTATGGGCTATCAACATAAGAGTCTACCGATTGATGCGGTTCAGTTTCATCCTGAGTCAATTAAAACAGAACAAGGACATGAACTGCTAGCTAACTTCCTGCGTCGTTAA